Proteins found in one Microbacterium sp. SSM24 genomic segment:
- a CDS encoding transcriptional regulator yields MSRHEPLSAKSTEDLVASRLQALDDEKGTKETVQVEWRGAPKSLPVISMPLSLLYYNPDTHRIRAQRDFDAAGNAAITADPWGTDAQQYLDYLLSAAPNDPSKVDPAFEKLRDDLASYGQKDAGIITPSGILINGNSRCAALREGNATQMRVAVLPADWSWPDVTAVELELQMRKDYRRDYSFVNTLLALDEAIADVGSETAMKAFRMQKTTFNRSVWILQTMRDLVDRSASSGGSSLNLRDFENDQGKLEELYRTYSATAKSDPAAADLLRESRLVGLLLDKSKTDMRLVTDRFLTDYLDKSLVGTQFDMHPAEQGTAIPGLGRGLPSEPAGLQRAKKLVDAIAKLKTDLASDDHETQVKAQSQFSVIDKAVESALDAAGKSARLRKTQQAAIDKINDAADTLEQAVLEVGDAKSKHALDESALDEAVTNLRRSLSMFAGSVSRLATLPKSSADWLSALRAIKDD; encoded by the coding sequence TTGAGTCGGCACGAACCGCTTTCGGCCAAGAGCACCGAGGATCTCGTCGCGAGCCGCCTACAGGCTTTGGACGACGAGAAGGGCACTAAGGAGACCGTCCAGGTGGAGTGGCGTGGGGCGCCAAAGAGCCTCCCCGTGATCTCGATGCCGCTGAGCCTGCTTTATTACAATCCGGACACCCATCGCATCCGAGCACAGAGAGACTTCGACGCAGCCGGGAACGCAGCGATTACGGCGGATCCATGGGGGACTGACGCCCAGCAGTATCTCGACTACCTTCTGTCCGCGGCCCCAAATGACCCCAGCAAGGTCGATCCGGCGTTCGAGAAACTTCGGGACGACCTCGCATCCTATGGTCAGAAGGATGCGGGAATTATCACGCCGTCAGGCATTCTCATCAATGGCAACTCCCGATGTGCTGCCTTGCGTGAGGGAAATGCCACACAAATGCGTGTTGCGGTCCTGCCCGCCGACTGGTCGTGGCCAGATGTGACGGCGGTCGAACTCGAACTGCAGATGCGAAAGGACTACCGTCGCGACTACTCTTTCGTCAACACTCTGCTCGCCCTCGATGAGGCCATTGCGGACGTGGGCAGCGAGACCGCGATGAAGGCCTTCAGGATGCAGAAGACGACCTTCAATCGTTCTGTGTGGATTCTCCAGACGATGCGCGACCTTGTCGACAGGAGCGCGAGCTCGGGTGGCTCGTCACTGAACCTCAGGGACTTCGAGAACGACCAGGGAAAGCTCGAGGAGCTATACCGAACCTATAGCGCCACCGCCAAGTCTGATCCCGCCGCGGCTGACCTCCTCCGAGAGTCGCGACTTGTTGGTCTGCTGCTCGACAAGTCAAAGACGGACATGCGGTTGGTGACCGACCGGTTCTTGACCGATTATCTTGACAAGAGTCTCGTGGGTACGCAGTTCGACATGCACCCTGCCGAGCAGGGGACCGCCATACCGGGGCTAGGGCGCGGGCTTCCAAGCGAGCCTGCCGGTCTTCAGAGGGCCAAGAAGCTTGTCGATGCCATCGCGAAGCTCAAGACGGACCTCGCTAGCGACGACCACGAGACTCAGGTGAAGGCGCAGAGTCAGTTCAGCGTGATCGACAAGGCGGTCGAGAGTGCACTTGACGCCGCAGGCAAGTCGGCCCGCCTAAGGAAAACTCAGCAGGCCGCGATCGACAAGATCAATGATGCCGCCGACACACTGGAGCAAGCCGTGCTGGAGGTCGGGGATGCAAAGAGTAAGCACGCCCTGGATGAATCTGCCTTGGATGAAGCGGTTACCAATCTGAGGCGGTCGCTATCTATGTTCGCCGGCTCAGTCTCGCGATTGGCGACGCTTCCAAAGAGTTCTGCCGATTGGCTGAGCGCGCTTCGCGCGATCAAAGATGACTGA
- a CDS encoding DEAD/DEAH box helicase: protein MTDEPALRLSLTANGTVLAETSPEHISLLRRVQLDFPSAEAFARNAFEVDLGSLLGNLGALAKWNVGTVEWSPRLRELAVAALDDADYLEHLRHERPAGEADVTLEEDWRGNLTDFQDRDLRKLLGMRHGANFSVPGAGKTRVALAFFSHLRRVGDISRALVVAPKSAHESWINEAREVFAEGRDIRIYSGGLAPECDVLIINYERLASSRLQLSAYLTRAPTLLVLDEAHRMKRGANGVYGAVCLSLGPLARARLVLSGTPAPNGLSDLKSILEFVWPGRGSRLLGVGSADWDSVSMTVKPLFTRTTKSELGLPPLEVKTKTLELPPLHREIYDALLGQMRVSVSSGERVDDLGRAIVYLLMAATSPALLAVGSSQYEPLQFRVPPFQPPRSGLLRSLLAELPRYEMSPKLLEAARIARENAERGRKTLIWSTFIRNLSTLQTLIPELDPQLIAGATSDEDRGERLERFRTRPGTHVLLSNPATLGEGVSLHHECHDAVYIDRDFAAGRFLQSLDRIHRLGLAAGTQTRATVLVSGSTIDELVAVRLARKLAWMSDALDDSALSSLADLEEERESGGVLDASDAQAVWEYLGNRGRS, encoded by the coding sequence ATGACTGACGAACCCGCTCTTCGACTCAGCCTCACCGCGAACGGCACCGTTCTCGCTGAGACGAGCCCTGAACACATCAGCCTGCTTCGTCGAGTACAGCTCGACTTTCCTTCCGCTGAGGCGTTCGCGCGAAACGCGTTCGAGGTCGACCTGGGAAGCCTCCTAGGTAACCTCGGTGCGCTCGCAAAATGGAACGTCGGCACAGTCGAATGGTCACCCCGGTTGAGAGAACTCGCCGTGGCCGCCCTCGATGATGCGGATTACCTCGAGCATCTGCGGCATGAACGGCCCGCTGGTGAAGCCGACGTCACACTCGAGGAAGACTGGCGAGGAAATCTCACAGACTTCCAGGATCGTGACCTCCGAAAACTGCTCGGAATGCGCCACGGTGCAAACTTCAGCGTTCCAGGGGCCGGAAAGACCCGGGTTGCACTCGCCTTCTTCTCGCACCTGCGTAGGGTCGGCGACATCTCTCGCGCACTAGTGGTTGCGCCCAAGTCCGCTCACGAAAGCTGGATCAACGAGGCTCGGGAGGTCTTCGCCGAGGGCCGCGATATCCGGATCTACTCGGGTGGCTTGGCGCCGGAGTGCGACGTTCTCATCATCAACTATGAACGGCTCGCTTCATCCAGATTGCAGCTGTCTGCCTATCTAACCCGCGCACCCACTCTCCTGGTACTCGACGAAGCCCATCGCATGAAGCGAGGGGCAAATGGCGTCTACGGGGCCGTGTGCTTGAGCCTGGGACCGTTGGCACGAGCCCGGCTAGTGCTGAGCGGTACCCCCGCCCCAAACGGACTCAGCGATTTGAAGTCAATCCTGGAGTTTGTGTGGCCGGGGAGGGGCAGCCGCCTCCTAGGTGTTGGCTCGGCAGACTGGGATAGCGTCTCGATGACGGTCAAGCCGTTGTTCACTCGCACGACAAAATCGGAACTGGGGCTTCCGCCCTTGGAAGTCAAGACCAAGACCCTCGAGTTGCCTCCGCTCCACCGCGAGATCTATGACGCTCTCCTCGGGCAGATGCGCGTATCTGTGAGCTCAGGCGAGCGCGTCGATGATCTAGGACGGGCGATCGTCTATCTTTTGATGGCGGCAACAAGCCCAGCGCTTCTTGCCGTCGGGTCGAGCCAGTATGAGCCCCTGCAGTTCCGCGTTCCCCCATTTCAGCCGCCGCGGTCCGGACTTCTGAGGTCACTTTTGGCTGAGTTGCCGCGATACGAGATGTCGCCCAAGCTGCTCGAGGCCGCACGCATTGCTCGGGAAAACGCCGAGCGAGGTCGCAAAACGCTGATCTGGTCGACGTTCATTCGCAACCTGTCGACGCTTCAAACCCTCATTCCGGAACTGGACCCGCAACTCATAGCGGGTGCCACGTCGGACGAGGATCGGGGGGAACGCCTTGAGCGGTTCCGCACTCGGCCGGGAACTCACGTCCTGCTCTCCAACCCAGCGACGCTCGGCGAGGGGGTCAGCCTTCACCACGAGTGCCATGACGCCGTCTACATTGATCGAGACTTTGCTGCCGGCCGTTTCTTGCAGAGCCTCGACCGAATTCATCGACTTGGCCTCGCCGCGGGAACTCAGACCAGGGCAACCGTTCTAGTCTCGGGGTCTACCATCGACGAGCTCGTCGCGGTTCGGCTCGCGCGGAAGCTCGCGTGGATGAGCGATGCTCTCGACGATTCGGCTTTGTCGTCGCTTGCCGATCTCGAAGAGGAGCGTGAGAGTGGCGGTGTCCTAGACGCGAGCGACGCGCAGGCGGTTTGGGAATACCTGGGCAACCGTGGACGTAGCTAA
- a CDS encoding DUF3883 domain-containing protein, with translation MLEAAIETTCPPWLPDADSLIRGPEDLPIDVALLGDQLGLDEREIFDEIARVWRKYDDSAQRALGAAGETALVHWLEENVSARVVQVSLFDDAAGFDVALIVGGRAQARVEVKATRRADSVKVFLSRNELDTMRVHSNWCLQVVHLNADDTIRYLSWIAPETLLAAEPRDGLWASWQSMKITLPAHELRSGTAPPIDALLLSQ, from the coding sequence GTGCTCGAGGCTGCGATCGAAACAACTTGCCCACCCTGGCTACCGGACGCGGATTCACTCATCCGGGGCCCGGAAGATCTCCCAATTGATGTCGCCCTTCTTGGCGACCAGCTCGGTCTGGACGAGCGCGAGATCTTTGACGAGATCGCCCGGGTGTGGCGAAAGTACGACGACTCTGCGCAGCGGGCGCTTGGTGCAGCGGGCGAAACTGCGCTGGTCCACTGGTTGGAGGAGAACGTCAGCGCGAGGGTCGTGCAAGTGTCTTTGTTTGACGACGCCGCTGGATTCGATGTCGCCCTAATCGTCGGTGGGCGTGCTCAAGCGCGTGTCGAGGTCAAGGCCACTCGCCGCGCCGACTCTGTGAAGGTATTCCTCAGTCGAAACGAGCTGGATACCATGCGCGTGCACTCCAACTGGTGTCTCCAGGTCGTTCACCTGAATGCGGACGACACCATCCGATATCTCAGTTGGATCGCGCCGGAGACGCTTCTCGCAGCCGAACCGCGTGATGGGCTGTGGGCATCGTGGCAGTCGATGAAGATCACACTGCCCGCGCACGAACTGCGCTCAGGCACCGCCCCGCCGATCGACGCGCTTCTCCTAAGCCAATAG
- a CDS encoding NaeI family type II restriction endonuclease, protein MSDGLLALFDPPADPALEDVAEELLKLDPQGDAWAAVIRHTYDMIYNGQETGRYRWDQLMKTEKTHFGTVFEINAQREFKFAGIDEDPTDYRICGHLVDAKWSQTDGRWMLPPEVTGHIALVATGSDVDSVWSLGLVRVLPRYRTESANRDKKSTLNKEGRAAIRWLWRNEPLRPNVLLQLDQSAVEQIVALKAGTKRTDQLFRVAEGRIVHRSAVLTVARQLDAMRRLRGGSGGSRRALAPDGLLILSGAYHAQIARDLGAPAPRRDEFISVRVVPSAPGQGACISGGWWRLAAPGERTILPAPDLPREAP, encoded by the coding sequence GTGAGTGATGGCCTCCTAGCCCTGTTCGATCCCCCGGCCGACCCCGCTCTCGAGGATGTGGCCGAGGAGCTGCTGAAGCTCGACCCTCAGGGCGATGCCTGGGCTGCGGTCATCAGGCACACCTACGACATGATCTATAACGGGCAGGAGACTGGGCGGTATCGCTGGGATCAGTTAATGAAGACCGAGAAGACCCACTTCGGGACGGTTTTCGAAATCAACGCACAGCGCGAGTTCAAGTTCGCCGGAATCGACGAAGATCCGACCGACTACCGCATCTGCGGGCACCTTGTTGACGCGAAATGGAGCCAGACGGACGGGCGCTGGATGCTGCCCCCGGAGGTTACGGGCCATATTGCACTTGTGGCCACGGGAAGCGATGTCGATTCGGTCTGGTCACTCGGACTGGTTCGCGTTCTTCCGCGGTATCGCACCGAAAGCGCGAATCGAGACAAGAAGAGCACCCTGAACAAGGAGGGCCGCGCGGCTATCCGATGGCTCTGGCGAAACGAGCCACTGAGGCCAAACGTGCTTCTCCAGCTGGATCAGTCAGCCGTCGAGCAGATCGTTGCGCTAAAGGCGGGGACTAAGCGGACTGACCAACTGTTTCGGGTCGCTGAGGGGCGCATCGTCCATCGAAGCGCCGTGCTTACAGTCGCGCGCCAACTAGACGCCATGCGCAGACTCCGTGGGGGAAGTGGCGGTTCTCGACGGGCACTCGCACCCGACGGTCTACTTATCCTGAGCGGTGCGTATCATGCCCAGATCGCGCGGGACCTCGGAGCACCGGCTCCTCGACGGGACGAGTTCATTTCAGTTCGCGTGGTGCCATCCGCGCCCGGACAGGGCGCTTGCATCTCTGGGGGCTGGTGGCGGCTTGCCGCGCCGGGAGAACGGACAATACTGCCCGCACCCGACCTTCCAAGAGAAGCTCCTTGA
- a CDS encoding tyrosine-type recombinase/integrase, giving the protein MVELSKARGSYVDPAPARVTVETWARDWLRSQSQLKPTTLVGYESALSKHIIPRWGRRSLSDIGYAEIQHWISDLSKNLAPQTVRNIYAVFSLVFSFAVRDGRLVRNPAEGIQLPRRIKAKRGYLTHAQVHRLADECGDSRTLVLFLAYTGLRWGEAAARRQRQSIPALRSLFMLSV; this is encoded by the coding sequence ATGGTCGAGCTCTCGAAGGCCCGCGGTTCATACGTCGACCCAGCGCCCGCGCGGGTGACCGTCGAGACCTGGGCGCGCGACTGGCTGAGGAGTCAGTCTCAGCTCAAACCGACGACGCTGGTGGGGTACGAGAGCGCGTTGAGCAAGCACATCATCCCGCGGTGGGGGAGGCGCAGTCTCAGCGACATCGGCTACGCCGAGATCCAGCACTGGATCAGCGACCTGTCGAAGAACCTCGCACCTCAGACCGTCCGCAACATCTACGCCGTCTTCTCGCTCGTCTTCTCTTTCGCGGTGAGAGATGGCCGTCTCGTCCGGAACCCCGCGGAAGGCATCCAGCTGCCGCGCCGTATCAAGGCCAAACGCGGGTACCTCACCCACGCTCAGGTCCACCGTCTCGCCGACGAATGCGGGGACTCCCGGACGCTGGTGCTGTTTCTCGCGTACACGGGCCTGCGATGGGGCGAAGCGGCGGCGCGTCGCCAGCGTCAATCGATCCCTGCGCTCCGGAGTCTGTTCATGCTGAGCGTGTGA
- a CDS encoding SGNH/GDSL hydrolase family protein codes for MHAPGGLRVRRPWLPLVGAALAVLAVCALGMWRPWVTPSAPVASEEDSVVAAVAPAMLELPDHPRVLVFGDSWVYGSAATVPTLGFAYRLGENLGWDAVVDGVRGSGYLKPGLDGGSYGERVAALDPSLDPDLIILEGSINDRRLPAEGYTDAVTAVWDALAGLYPDAAIVILGPAPQVLPVEAATARIDRDLAGLAAARGWWYISPVTDGWITEANYLDVIDTGPIGRDHPSTDGHAYLAERVAESLARMAAPTDVVADAPLDEEIVAP; via the coding sequence ATGCACGCGCCCGGAGGCCTCCGCGTACGGCGTCCGTGGCTGCCGCTCGTGGGCGCTGCGCTCGCCGTCCTCGCGGTGTGCGCGCTCGGCATGTGGCGCCCGTGGGTGACCCCCTCGGCGCCGGTCGCGAGCGAGGAGGATTCCGTGGTCGCCGCCGTGGCTCCCGCGATGCTCGAACTGCCCGATCATCCGCGCGTGCTCGTGTTCGGAGACTCGTGGGTCTACGGCTCCGCCGCCACCGTCCCGACGCTCGGCTTCGCATACCGCCTGGGCGAAAACCTCGGGTGGGATGCCGTGGTCGACGGCGTGCGCGGCTCGGGGTATCTGAAGCCCGGCCTCGACGGCGGCTCGTACGGCGAGCGCGTCGCCGCCCTCGACCCTTCGCTGGATCCTGACCTGATCATCCTCGAGGGGTCGATCAACGACCGCCGGCTTCCCGCCGAGGGCTACACGGATGCTGTCACTGCGGTGTGGGACGCGCTCGCGGGGCTCTATCCCGACGCCGCGATCGTGATCCTCGGCCCCGCGCCGCAGGTGCTGCCCGTCGAGGCCGCGACCGCACGCATCGACCGGGATCTGGCGGGCCTGGCCGCCGCGCGCGGCTGGTGGTACATCTCCCCCGTCACCGACGGCTGGATCACCGAGGCCAACTACCTCGACGTCATCGACACCGGCCCGATCGGTCGCGACCACCCCTCGACCGACGGCCACGCCTACCTCGCGGAGCGCGTCGCCGAGTCTCTCGCGCGCATGGCTGCGCCCACCGACGTCGTGGCGGATGCTCCGCTCGACGAGGAGATCGTCGCCCCCTGA
- a CDS encoding transglutaminase-like domain-containing protein, with protein sequence MQRVLTAELDLDLGSSVDLIFQITAAQGVPLASEQLTFTQGDRVYTPTEIVDQSGSRLHRLLGEAGRLEVRYEATVDGQTSTSRTSDLEAITYLRPSRYCQSDEVFQQARRQFKGLSGHDLIAAVSDFVATSTTYTPGLSQGTDSAVTTLMTGQGVCRDYAHVVIALLRAMDMPARYAACFAPGLQPMDFHAVAEAYLDGAWYVIDGTRLANRSSLVRIATGRDAADCAFLSYHGGYVGLDRMRVDAWVVPDAAPLDGLETLPAASDPEHDDFTSLVQLA encoded by the coding sequence GTGCAACGTGTCCTGACCGCCGAACTCGACCTCGATCTGGGGTCGTCCGTCGACCTCATCTTCCAGATCACGGCGGCCCAGGGAGTGCCCCTGGCGAGCGAGCAGCTGACCTTCACGCAGGGCGACCGCGTGTACACGCCGACCGAGATCGTCGACCAGTCCGGCAGCCGTCTGCACCGCCTGCTCGGCGAGGCCGGACGCCTCGAAGTCCGCTACGAGGCGACCGTCGACGGCCAGACCTCGACCAGCCGCACGAGCGACCTCGAAGCCATCACCTACCTGCGTCCGAGCCGGTACTGCCAGTCCGACGAGGTCTTCCAGCAGGCCCGCCGCCAGTTCAAGGGTCTCTCGGGCCACGACCTCATCGCGGCCGTGTCGGACTTCGTCGCGACGAGCACCACCTACACGCCCGGACTCAGCCAGGGCACCGACAGCGCGGTGACCACCCTCATGACCGGCCAGGGCGTGTGCCGCGACTACGCGCACGTCGTCATCGCCCTGCTGCGCGCGATGGACATGCCCGCCCGCTACGCCGCCTGCTTCGCGCCGGGACTCCAGCCCATGGACTTCCACGCCGTCGCCGAGGCCTACCTCGACGGCGCCTGGTACGTCATCGACGGCACGCGGCTCGCGAACCGCAGCTCGCTCGTGCGCATCGCCACGGGACGGGATGCCGCAGACTGCGCGTTCCTCAGCTACCACGGCGGCTACGTCGGCCTCGATCGCATGCGCGTCGACGCGTGGGTCGTGCCGGATGCCGCCCCGCTCGACGGACTCGAGACGCTGCCCGCGGCATCCGATCCGGAACACGACGACTTCACGTCGCTCGTGCAGCTGGCCTGA
- the argS gene encoding arginine--tRNA ligase has translation MNPEALSAALLAVIAPLAEARRPGAAEGLTAADLPLERPKNRDHGDWSSNAALKLAKTVGANPRELAAEIAEGLTAVDGIASVEVAGPGFINVRLDAAAAGALAKTIVDAGAAFGTNTTRSDEIINLEFVSANPTGPIHLGGTRWAAVGDSLARMLTAQGAHVTKEYYFNDHGAQIDRFARSLVAAHEERPTPEDGYGGAYIGDIARRVALAYEGDIDALEPDAKQEAFRALGVGFMFEEIKKSLHDFGVDFDVYFHENDLHESGAVERAVARLTELGHMFEADGATWLRSTTFGDDRDRVVIRSNGTPAYISGDLAYYLDKRERGFNRCIIMLGADHHGYVQRLMAMCAAFGDEPGVNLQILIGQMVNLVKDGQPMRMSKRAGTVVTLEDLVEVVGKDAARYALVRSSTDSNLDVDLDVLQKRTNDNPVFYVQYAHARTHNVGRNAAASGVDRSEFAPELLSHETESALLGVLQEFPRIVSFAAEVREPHRVARYLEELAGIYHRWYDNCRVIPLGDGPVESVHRTRLWLNDATGQVLRNGLGLLGVDAPERM, from the coding sequence ATGAATCCCGAAGCCCTCTCCGCTGCTCTGCTCGCCGTCATCGCCCCCCTCGCCGAGGCGCGACGACCCGGCGCCGCCGAGGGTCTCACCGCCGCCGATCTGCCGCTCGAGCGCCCCAAGAACCGCGACCACGGCGACTGGTCGTCGAATGCCGCGCTCAAGCTCGCCAAGACGGTCGGCGCGAACCCGCGTGAGCTCGCCGCCGAGATCGCCGAGGGCCTCACCGCCGTCGACGGCATCGCGAGCGTCGAGGTCGCCGGTCCCGGCTTCATCAACGTGCGCCTGGATGCCGCAGCCGCCGGCGCCCTCGCGAAGACCATCGTCGACGCCGGCGCCGCCTTCGGCACCAACACCACCCGCAGCGACGAGATCATCAACCTCGAATTCGTCTCGGCGAACCCGACCGGTCCGATCCACCTCGGCGGCACCCGCTGGGCCGCGGTCGGCGACTCGCTCGCCCGCATGCTCACGGCGCAGGGCGCGCACGTGACCAAGGAGTACTACTTCAACGACCACGGCGCGCAGATCGACCGCTTCGCGCGCAGCCTCGTCGCCGCGCACGAGGAGCGCCCGACGCCAGAGGACGGCTACGGCGGCGCCTACATCGGCGACATCGCGCGCCGCGTCGCGCTCGCCTACGAGGGCGACATCGACGCGCTCGAGCCCGACGCCAAGCAGGAGGCGTTCCGCGCGCTCGGTGTCGGCTTCATGTTCGAGGAGATCAAGAAGAGCCTCCACGACTTCGGGGTCGACTTCGACGTGTACTTCCACGAGAACGACCTGCACGAGTCCGGCGCCGTCGAGCGCGCCGTCGCGCGTCTCACCGAACTCGGCCACATGTTCGAGGCCGACGGCGCGACCTGGCTGCGCTCCACGACCTTCGGCGACGACCGCGACCGCGTCGTCATCCGCTCCAACGGCACCCCGGCGTACATCTCCGGAGACCTCGCCTACTACCTCGACAAGCGCGAGCGCGGCTTCAACCGCTGCATCATCATGCTCGGCGCCGACCACCACGGCTACGTGCAGCGCCTCATGGCGATGTGCGCGGCGTTCGGCGACGAGCCGGGCGTGAACCTGCAGATCCTCATCGGCCAGATGGTGAACCTCGTCAAGGACGGCCAGCCCATGCGCATGTCCAAGCGCGCGGGCACCGTGGTGACCCTCGAAGACCTCGTCGAGGTCGTGGGGAAGGATGCTGCGCGCTACGCCCTCGTGCGCAGCTCCACCGATTCGAACCTCGACGTCGACCTCGACGTGCTGCAGAAGCGCACGAACGACAACCCCGTCTTCTACGTGCAGTACGCGCACGCCCGCACGCACAACGTCGGACGCAATGCCGCGGCATCCGGTGTCGACCGCTCGGAGTTCGCGCCCGAGCTGCTCTCGCACGAGACGGAGTCGGCGCTGCTCGGCGTGCTGCAGGAGTTCCCGCGCATCGTCTCGTTCGCGGCCGAGGTGCGCGAGCCGCACCGCGTCGCGCGCTACCTCGAGGAGCTCGCGGGCATCTACCACCGCTGGTACGACAACTGCCGCGTGATCCCGCTCGGCGACGGTCCCGTCGAGTCCGTGCACCGCACCCGCCTGTGGCTCAACGACGCCACCGGCCAGGTGCTCCGCAACGGCCTCGGCCTGCTCGGCGTCGACGCGCCGGAACGGATGTAG
- a CDS encoding DUF2993 domain-containing protein yields MSAGDTAQLPPEWQVADPPRRRRRAWPWIVALVIVVALAVAAFFIAEWVARGIVERTVKTEISKQLSLPADHEVDVDVPGLLIPQLLGGSLDQVTVSSQDVPVGAFEGDVTVTATEVPIQQGVDMGGATATVTLDEEQLRSLMSTVDGFPADTLGLAAPNVTMSTELQFFGLEFPIGVALTPSVSDGDLVLTPASFELAGAEIDAGALSDRFGSIADIVVRDWSVCLAQYIPAGVTLTGVEVTGGTLVAEADVDGGIVTDPALQANGSCG; encoded by the coding sequence ATGAGCGCCGGCGACACCGCGCAGCTTCCTCCCGAGTGGCAGGTCGCCGATCCGCCGCGGCGCCGCCGGCGGGCCTGGCCGTGGATCGTCGCACTGGTGATCGTCGTCGCGCTCGCCGTGGCCGCGTTCTTCATCGCGGAATGGGTCGCCCGCGGCATCGTCGAGCGCACCGTCAAGACCGAGATCTCGAAGCAGCTGTCGCTTCCCGCCGACCACGAGGTCGACGTCGACGTGCCGGGTCTGCTGATCCCGCAGCTGCTCGGGGGCAGTCTCGATCAGGTGACGGTGTCGTCGCAGGACGTGCCCGTCGGCGCGTTCGAGGGCGACGTCACAGTGACGGCGACCGAGGTGCCGATCCAGCAGGGCGTCGACATGGGCGGCGCCACCGCGACCGTCACCCTCGACGAGGAGCAGCTGCGCAGCCTGATGTCGACCGTCGATGGCTTCCCGGCCGACACGCTCGGGCTCGCCGCGCCGAACGTGACCATGAGCACCGAGCTGCAGTTCTTCGGGCTCGAGTTCCCGATCGGCGTGGCGCTCACGCCCTCCGTGTCGGACGGCGACCTCGTGCTCACGCCGGCGTCGTTCGAGCTCGCCGGCGCCGAGATCGACGCGGGCGCGCTGTCGGACCGCTTCGGGTCGATCGCCGACATCGTCGTGCGCGACTGGAGCGTGTGCCTGGCCCAGTACATCCCGGCCGGCGTCACGCTCACCGGGGTCGAGGTCACGGGCGGCACGCTCGTCGCCGAGGCGGACGTCGACGGTGGCATCGTGACCGACCCCGCGCTGCAGGCGAACGGCAGCTGCGGCTGA